The Halotia branconii CENA392 region AAACATCGTTTCAGGGGCGTAAATACCCAGGGTTTTGTCGTTAGACATTGTTTGATCTTTACTATTAATTTCCGAAAGAATTGCTTCTTGCCATTCGTTAGGATCGCATCCCAAAAGTAATTTATAAAATAAGTCGGCTTCTTCCACACCAAATTTAGACTCGATGTCTTGTTCCATGTCGGGGTGGATAATTGTTTTTAAATAGTCGCGTTCTGGGGCTATTTGTTGGGATAATTTAGCCAACCAATCGACGACGGCTTGATGAATGCGATCGCGGGCAAAATCTTCTAGCTCTTTGACTGTTTTCGCAAAGACTGGATAAAAATCATCACTTTGAGTTGGCAAATTATTATTAACTTTATTTCCCCGATCAAATAGTTTACCAGCTGCACCTTTCGATTCTGCCAAGGCGATCGCGCCATTTTTAGCTTTATTAAACAATAAAGTCCACTGATGCCAATTGAGGATTCTAAAAGTCAGTTCGTCTTTAACTATATCGCTGACAATTTCTCCTCGTCGGTCTTTGAGTGGTTCTTTGCCTAAGTCTTTGAGGAAACTACGATAAGTTTTATCTAAATTCTCAATTACAGCCCGTAACTCAATTACCGCTGGACTATCTGTGGTGGGGATGCCTTGCTTGTGAATTTCTTCGAGAATATTTTTTAAATTATCTTGTTGTTGACGCAAATTATCTACAGATCTGCGAGTATCTTCGTACAGTTGCTTCAGTCCGTGAGTGGCGACATGGGTTTGAATCAATTCTCTTAATTTGGCAATCCCCCCGTCTTGGGCAAAGTAACCTAATTGTCTGCCTAAATGACTGCGCGCATCCGATTCTAACAGGCGATCGCTTAATTGCTCCCATTTTTGTTGCAACCGCTTAGATCTTTCTAAATAATCGGGATAATCTAAGTTAGCTAAAAACTCTGGTGAACCGGCTTTGACTGTACTTGAACGTTTGGCTAATTCAGCTAATCCCAACAGTGGCGACAATAAAACAATCCGGTCTTTTTGGGTGGTAAAGGCACTCGCGCCGTCAATAGTAGTTTGCAAAACTTTGAGCTTTTGAAAAACAGCGTCCTCCGGTAAAGGAATCACACCTTGGATGAGTTGGTCAAGTTCTCTTTCGCCGCCTTCACTTTCTAAGGGTAGTTGATCAAAGCGACCCACACCCACGAGAATAAGATCTTTGAGGTCTTGTCCTGGTCGCTGCTGCTGCATCATAGTAAAGATTTTATTCGCGCGATCGCTTCCGGGAGATTTACCATTAAGCAAGACTAAAATCGTCTGCACTTCAGCTAATTCTCGCAATGATAAAAATGTATCTCTCGCACCCGAATTAGCAGCCCCTAATCCCGGAAAGTCTAAGAGAATAAATTCTGAAGCGCCATTCACATCCCAAACTTCTCGTGAGATTTTCACCTCAATATCTACGCGGCGAATCAAGGGAAAGCTATTGTGCAATAACTTTGTGGGTAACTTTTGGGGTGGACTGGGTAATCGGACATGAGGGGGAGGTAAATCCTCAAAGTCGAGAGTTTGGATAGCCATTGGCTGTTCGGCTAGCTGTAGCCCTTCACGAGCAGTAGTAGCATCAATTTTATAGCGCCCACCACACATAGCTTCACCATAAGCTTGATAAGCACGAATAAATAATACTAACTCCCGCAGCAAATAACGCAGTTCTAAGTTATTACTCTGATTCCATGCTGACTCACACCAGTTAATAATATCTTTGCCGCTATTGAGTTGTGATAAGGGTATGGATGGTAATCCAGCTGCTGTAGTTCGCTGGTTTGCCTCCCCCAACATAAAGCGTAGACACTCATGTACCCCTTCATGAGAAAGATACTCTATAGTAAAATTATTTACCTGCGTTGTCACAAAGCTGTCTTCTGGGATGATGTGAATAGCAGTGATGTTGCCAGTCGTTGGATTTTCGCTGACTGGTAAGGCATCTGCGTATCCAATCAAGCTGCCTAGCAGCAAAGTTTTCCCGCTACTGAACTCTCCCATCACACCAATTTTAACTGGTGAAGTGGCAAGTTCTACAGTTTTCTCGGCAGCTTCCCGGAGACGGACAAGACAATCATCTAGGCTAGCTGGAACCCAAGTTTCTTGTTGAGAAGGATATTGAGGCACTGACTCTATTTTTTGCAGAATAAATTCGCCGTATTTTTTAAAACAGTCTAATTTTTTTAATTCCATAGAGTATTTTTCCGTTTAATATCAATTAATGTGATTTTTATAACAGAGAAAATGTCGTAAATATCCCTTCAAGCAAAGCGTTGAAGTTACATTCCCGTTTATATCAGATCATTTGCTATTTTGGGTGAAATTATTTTTATCGGCTTTCCTCATCGTTAACAATACATTTATATTTGTGATGAGATTCCAGATAAACTAAATAAAAAAGTTGTATTTTGTTTATTCACTATTTAATTGATTTATTAAGGGAATGAAGTTCAGATCCCCGACTTCTTAAAGAAGTCGGGGATCTTGTTATTCACGAATTATTTAATTTAATAGTGCTTGTGAGTTAATTAGGTTATTCTGTGGCGATCGCTTGAGTAATATTACGGGCGCTTACTAACTGTACTATAAAAGTAGACCCTTCATCGGGCTTACTTTTAACATAAATGGAACCACCACAACGCCACAATAAACGTTTCACAATTGTTAATCCTAAACCAGCACCACCTAAATCTTCACTTACCCCAGAACGCACCCGATAAAAGCAGTCAAAGATTTTAGGAATTTCGCTTTCAGCAATACCGATACCCGTATCACGAAATTCTAACTGCACATAGTCGCCTCTAACATGGGCTTTGACCAACACTTGTCCACCATTAGGAGTAAATTTAACGCTGTTATGTAGCAGATTAATTACTATTTGTCTAAGCCTACCCACCACAGACCATACAAGTGGAAGTTCAGTTGACACAATATAAGCTAATGTGATGCCTTTTTCTTTAGCTACAGGCTGATAAGTACTAACTACCCCAGGCACAACATCCGCAAGGTTGACTAACTCTAAAGTTGTCTTGTCTAAATTATGCTCTAGATCTACCATATCCAGTAGACCAGTAATCAAAGTACTCTGGCGATCGCATTGGTTATTTAGCATCTGTAAATAACGTTGTCGTTGCGGTGGTTTGAGAGTCGGAGAATTTAACAACGAGAGTGCAGTCTTCATGTGTGTTAAAGGTGTACGCATTTCCTGACACACATTACTTAAGTATTTATCTTTAAGTTGGTCTTGATGACGCAGCTTTTGATTTTGCTGCTGCATCTTATTAATCTGCACAGTCTTGTTTTGACGACTAATTTCATCCTGTCGCTGGAGTTGTTTGATCAACAGCTGATTGATAATAGCTGGTTTAGAGATACTAGAGCAAATCAAATCAGTAGGTTTAATTACTGAAGAAAATTCTAGATTAATTGCTTGCTTGATACCATTTAAAACTTGCTGAACAACTTTTCCTTCAGTAGTAGTTATAGTCAGCAAAGACGAAGTTTTCTTACTATTAACCTTCTTGAAAACTTGAGTTTGTCGTCTTTTGAGTGGTCGATGAGCCAAAATTAAACTACAAAACTGTGGCGATAACACGAGTAAAAAATATTCGCGTCGTATTTGCCTTTGTGGTAATAATTGCACACGGATATCATGCAATGGTGAAGTGAGTTCTTCTTGCATATTCTCCCATTGTCCTGGATGACTCCGACTGCCAGATTGCACACTTCTAGGCGGAGGACTTAAGTTTTCCACCTCCTTGCTTTTGCTGATTCTTCTCTCTCCAACTTGGCAATTATAGATAGTAGCAGACGCACCTAACGAGGATTGATAACGCACTAATTCTGTACGCCAGATTTTTCCAGGTGGTAGCTTAACCCAGAAAGTTGCGACAATCTGCTGTTCAATTAGTAAGTCTATTTGTGACCTTACCAGTGATAGCAAAGTAGCAGGATTGAGGGGCAATGGTTGAGGAGACGCTTCCACCCCCAAAGCCAATTGATAGAAAGACAAATCCTGACGCGGAGAATCATTCATGAGTCAAGCACAACCAACAAGGACAATGCACAAATAATAATGTATCGATTTTCACCTTTATGTGTCAGTTTTTCACAAAAAGGTATTTAAAAATATAAATGGGGCATTGGGCATTGGGCATGGGGCATTGGGCATAGGTTATTTTCTCCCTCTGCTCCCCCTGCCTCCCCTGCCTCCCCTGCCTCCCCTGCTCCCCCTGCCTCCTACCTAGCCCCTAATCTCTCCTCCAAAGCGTCCCGTGCGTGTTCGCGGTCGTCAAAGTGGATTTTTTCTGTACCGAGAATTTGGTAATCTTCGTGACCTTTGCCAGCGAGTAAAACTCCGTCACCGGGTTGTGCTTGTAAAATAGCGGTGCGAATGGCGGTGGCGCGATCGCATATTACCATCGGCTTAACTGTATCAGGGATTCCTGACAACACATCTTGTAGAATTATTTCTGGGTCTTCAGTACGAGGATTATCTGATGTCACTACTGCAACATCTGCTAAGTCAGCAGCAATTTTACCCATTTTAGGGCGTTTAGTGCGATCGCGATCGCCACCGCAACCAAACACGCAAATCATCTTACCAGGAATAAATGGACGTGCAGCTTTAAGCAAGTTCTCTAGACTATCTGGGGTGTGGGCATAATCAACAATCACGCTAATATCTTGCTCAGGAGCAATTTGTACTCGTTCCATGCGTCCGGGAACTCCTGGAAACTCCGAGATTGCAGATGCTATTAATGGCAAATCTAAACCTAAGTGTAAAATTGCGCCTACCGCAGCTAAAAGATTTTCTAAATTATATTGACCAACAAGAGGCGATCGAAAGGCTGCTTCACCTTTAGGTGTATGTAACGTACCGCTGACACCGTTGGGTTGATAATTTAAATCGCTCATCCATAAATCAGCATTGTTGTCGTTGACGCTGTAACTCCAAACTTGTTGGGGATTTAACGAAGCGATTAACCGCTTACCATAGGCATCATCAGCGTTAATAATTGCCCGTCCTTTGAGATAATCAGGGCTAAATAACAGCGCTTTGGCAGCAAAATAATCTTCCATGTCGCTGTGATAGTCTAGGTGATCTTGGGTGAGATTACTAAATACACCTACCTCAAATTGACAACCTAAAACTCTACCTTGAGCTAAAGCGTGAGAACTTACTTCCATCACCCCAAACTCACAACCAGCATCTACAGCTTCTGCTAGCTGCTGTTGCAATTCCACAGCAAAGGGCGTGGTGTGGACGGCAGTTTGCTCAAAACCAGCCCAACGGGTATAAAGAGTTCCCATTAAAGCCGTAGACAAATGAGCTTTAGTCAATAGAAATTCAATTAGATGGGTAGTTGTGGTTTTACCATTTGTACCAGTCACACCTACTAATTTAAGTTTTTGCCCTGGATAACCGTAAAAAGCACTGGCGATTTGGGCGCAAGCTGTAGTCATGTTATTAGCACTAATGACCACAGCCTCATCCGTAGGAGGGTTTTTTTGGGCTGCTTGGAAAGAGACAATCGCCGCCACTGCCCCCGATGCGATCGCACTTGGCCAAAATTCCCCACCATCTACCCGCGTTCCTGGCATCCCAATAAACAAATCTCCCGCACCGCAAGCGTGAGAGTTCGTTTTTAGTCCCTTAACTTCTGTATCCTCAACAGTAGGATGATTAGGCAACTGCTCAACATTGTCTACCGCTGCTAGTAATTCCCGCAATTTCATTTGGTGAACCTCGTCACACGTTTTCCTTGCGCTTATTCTGCATTATTTTTTTTCAAATTGGATTAATTTTTACAAGTCGCTGCATTGGCATTACAAGTCGCTGCATTGACATTACAAGTCGCTGCATTGACATTACAAGTCGCTGCATTGGCATTGCAGGTAAACGTGTAAGGCAGCTTTAGAAGACTTGTGTTTACAGCTTTCTCTTTCCCCTTTACCAAGAAGCGGAGGGGCAGGGAGCAGGTGAGCCAGCCCGGTCTTGTTGTTCCAACAAAGAGGGACTGGCGAACCCGAAGGGGAGCAGGGGGAGCAATTCCTGCCCAAAGCCGTAGAGCAGGGCGGAACATGGGTATAAAGCCCCGCCCTTCTAGGGCGCTCGAACTTAGGCAAAGTAACAAGCTCCGTTTCAGTTTTCTCCCTTGCTCCCTGCCCCCTGCTCCCCTGCCTCTTTTGACCTTCTCTTTCTGATATCATTCCTAAATGTAAATCTCGGAAATTTTCAAAACTCCTGACTTGTGGAAAGATGTTTCTGTAGATTGCACAATATTCATCGACAAATTTGATGCTGGGTTTGGAACTTCTTGGTTGTGTCATCCTCCCCTGCTGGCTTACAGCCCTCTTTTGTGATTTTACTCTTCCTGGAGTGACAAAAGAAAGATAGACGAGATGATTAATACTTATGGTTCTGAAGACGAGATTTATTTTAAATAACAATCTCAGGAAACATTAATTAATGCCATATTTGACTACAACTAGCGAAATTCGTGCCGTTATTGCTAAATATACCACAGCCCAAACCCTGTGGATTGATACAGAAGTAGCTGATTATAAAAGTCGTAATCCCAGACTATCGCTCATTCAAGTATTAGACGATCCTACAGATATGAGTGGCGATCGCGTTTACCTTTTGGATGTTCTAGATCAGCCTAGCGTGATAGCTGACTTTATTGAGCAAATTATGCTCAATTCTACTATTGAAAAAGTATTTCATAATGCTAGTTACGATGTGAAATTACTAGGCAACAAAAAAGCTAAAAATATCACTTGTACTTTAGAAATAGCCAAAAAAATTCCTTATTATCTCTTGCCGTTACCTGATTACAAACTCCAAACTATTGCAATGGCACTATGTAATTTTAACAATATTGATAAACAAGAACAAAGTAGCAATTGGGGACAGCGGCCTTTAACTGAAGAACAAATTGAATATGCTTATTTAGACTGCATTTATCTTGCTCAAGTACACCAAAGTTTGTTAGAATTAAAAACACAAAGTAATCCTGATTCAGCAACGGAAGATTTAATAGCGTTAGGTGCAAGATATACTCAAATTGAGGAGCAATGGAAGCTGTTAAATTCAGAATTTGAGCATTTGCAAGAGCGCATGAAGAAAGCTATGCAAGCTCAAGATGTTGCAGAAACATCATTTTGTAAGTTAACTAGATACGAGCGTAAAACCGTCAAAGTGGCGTTTACAGAATTAGCAAGACTAGTACAAACACAAGATATTAGTTTAGATTTCGCCGTCACATTGACTCAAAAACTCCAAAAAGATTTAGGGCAAAACCTGGAAGAACTATCTGTAGATATCGATAGCAGCATTGCTTGGCGGTTGACTCCTAAAACCCAGGAAAGTGATGAGGGGAATGAGTAGATATTCCAGATGACTGAAACTACAAGCTGATTTAGGTTAATTTTTCAACAATAAATTTAACCCTTCTCTGGGAGACGCTATGCGTTAAGCGTAGCTGTGCCGGAGGCTTTATACCGTTTTACTTTAAAGTTGATACATTTGGGCAAGCAAGGGAGGCAGGGGAAGCAGCACTTCGGCTGCGCGGCAGTTGAGTTTCGACTACGCTCAACTACCGCGTAGTCGAAACTCAGTGACCGGAGGCAGGGGAAGTAAGAAAAGTAATTTGTATCAGTAATTTCGTGAAATGGTATTACGACTACGCTTAGGGTTAAATTTTTAATTAAAAAAAATTCAATGATTTATTTAATTTAGCTTGCAAGTATAACAAAGAACATGATACAACATAGCGGGAGAACTAGGAAACACCTGTGATTCATCAAGATAACTAACAGAGAATCAATGGAAAGTGAAAAGTTTTATACTTCATAATTGATTATAGAAATTTCCCGGTTGTTCTAGCAAATAAACGTTAATTAAACCTAAAGGATATCAGGTAAATATGTCAATTGACTTGACACATCTACAAAAAGTTAGGATCAATCTTTTAGTCAAATTATTTACTAAAGATTAATTCTAATTTAATTCAGGTGTAATGGCAGTTTAGAGCAAATTTATGAAATTGCGGTTGTTTGGGCAAAAGTGGGTAAAGCTGAAAAGAATATTGACCATAGCTGTAGTTACCGCATTAAGCGCGATTATCAGCGTTTCCTGTAGTCGAGATAAACAGGTATTGGTGACAGAAATCGGAGTTAGTTCTCCTAACCGTCGTGTAGTTCAGACATCGCAAGCCGGAAAATTTTATATTCAAGCCCAAAATCAGCATCTTAAAGGCAACCCACAAGCTGCGATCGCTTCTTATGATCAAGCAATCAGCCTGAATCCTGAATATAGCGCAGCCTACAAAGGTCGGGGATTGGCTTACTTTGATACAGGAGACAAACAAAAAGCGATCGCCGACTATAATGAAGCGATTCGCCTTTCGCCCAACGATCCTGAAGCCTACAATAGTCGGGGAAATGCTCGTGCTTCGTTGGGAGATAATAGAGGAGCGATCGCCGATTATAATGAAGCAATTCGTCTGTCGCCCAAATATGCTGAAGTCTATAATAACCGAGCAAATGCTCGCGCAGCTCAAGGAGATAGAGAAGGAGCGATCGCAGATTATAATCAAGCTATTCTTCTAGAACCGAAATATGCCATTGCCTATAACAACCGAGGCAATACTCGCGCAGCTCAAGGAGATAGACAAGGGGCAATTACAGATTACAATCAAGCCATTCGCCTTAATCCTAACTTCGGTCCTGCTTACAATAATCGGGGAAATGCTCGTGCTGAGCAAGGCGATAGACGGGGAGCGCTGCAAGACTTGAAACAAGCCGCAGCCATCTTTCAAAGTCAAGATAACAGCGACTTGTACCAAGAAGTCATGAACAATATTAAAGAACTAGGACAGTAGAAGTCTGTTCCATTAATTTTGTGGGGCTGCGAGATCCCCGACTTCTTCAAGAAGTCGGGGATCTAATTACGAATTACTGTTGACTCTTGACAACTCAGCAACGGTTGTGCAGATCGCAATACTGCATCCAATAACCCTGGAAACAGCGCTTCTAAATCTTCCCTTCGCAATTGATTAATGTGTTGTGTTCCTTCTTTATGAGTCAAGACTACTCCCGACTCACGTAAAATTTTGAAGTGATTAGACATTGTTGACTTGGCGATCGCAAAATCAAACCCGGCACAGCACTGTTCTCCCTTTGTAGCTAGCAACCGCACGATCTCTAATCGTACTGGGTCGCCCAAAGCATACAGTACTCCTGGTAAAGAAATGTTTTTTCGGTCTGGGTGATACAAAAATCTCATAGTTGCATTATCGCTTAAAATCGCGTATATTTTATTTATTCGAGTTTATCGAACAAACGAATTAATCAGGAGGGCAGTTATGTCATCCATTACAAATGTCACAGAAGCTACTTTCAAGCAAGAAGTGTTAGAAAGTGCAATTCCCGTCTTAGTGGACTTTTGGGCTCCTTGGTGTGGCCCTTGTCGAATGGTAACTCCAGTTGTCGATGAAGTGGCTGGCGAATACGAAGGACAGGTAAAAGTGGTGAAACTGAATACAGATCAAAATCCCAACATTGCCAGTCATTATGGAATCCGCAGTATTCCTACCTTAATGGTATTTAAAGGAGGTCGGCAAGTTGATACTGTTGTAGGGGCAGTTCCCAAAACTACCTTGAATAAGACCCTAGCACAGCATATTTAATCGGTAGGAGTGGAGAGTGGGGAGCAGAGAGAAAAGGACAAGGGGCAGGGAGCAGGGGGCAGGGAGAAAGATTAGAGATTAGGTACAACTACAACAAATTCAAAGCATTTTATTAACTCCCCTCCGCACCCCGCACCCTGCTCCTCTGCCTCTTTCCCATGCCCCATGCCCATTTCTAAAATTTTAAGGAAAAAGCAAAATGGACTTAAAATTACAGGGTAAATCCGCGCTGGTGAGTGGCTCAACCGCAGGGATTGGGTTAGCGATCGCCCAAGCACTAGCACAAGAAGGAGCATCGGTAATTGTCAATGGTCGATCTGAGCAACGAGTAGCACAGGCGATTGATCAAATTAAGCAAAGTACACCTGAGGCCAAAATTTCTGGCGTTGTAGCTGATTTAGGAACAAAAGCAGGAGTAGAGCAACTTCTTGGGGATATTCCTCAGATAGATATCTTAATCAACAATTTGGGTATTTACGAGCCAAAAGCATTTTCAGACATTACTGACGAGGAATGGTTAAACATATTTGAGGTTAACG contains the following coding sequences:
- a CDS encoding DICT sensory domain-containing protein, with protein sequence MNDSPRQDLSFYQLALGVEASPQPLPLNPATLLSLVRSQIDLLIEQQIVATFWVKLPPGKIWRTELVRYQSSLGASATIYNCQVGERRISKSKEVENLSPPPRSVQSGSRSHPGQWENMQEELTSPLHDIRVQLLPQRQIRREYFLLVLSPQFCSLILAHRPLKRRQTQVFKKVNSKKTSSLLTITTTEGKVVQQVLNGIKQAINLEFSSVIKPTDLICSSISKPAIINQLLIKQLQRQDEISRQNKTVQINKMQQQNQKLRHQDQLKDKYLSNVCQEMRTPLTHMKTALSLLNSPTLKPPQRQRYLQMLNNQCDRQSTLITGLLDMVDLEHNLDKTTLELVNLADVVPGVVSTYQPVAKEKGITLAYIVSTELPLVWSVVGRLRQIVINLLHNSVKFTPNGGQVLVKAHVRGDYVQLEFRDTGIGIAESEIPKIFDCFYRVRSGVSEDLGGAGLGLTIVKRLLWRCGGSIYVKSKPDEGSTFIVQLVSARNITQAIATE
- the trxA gene encoding thioredoxin, whose amino-acid sequence is MSSITNVTEATFKQEVLESAIPVLVDFWAPWCGPCRMVTPVVDEVAGEYEGQVKVVKLNTDQNPNIASHYGIRSIPTLMVFKGGRQVDTVVGAVPKTTLNKTLAQHI
- a CDS encoding ribonuclease D; amino-acid sequence: MPYLTTTSEIRAVIAKYTTAQTLWIDTEVADYKSRNPRLSLIQVLDDPTDMSGDRVYLLDVLDQPSVIADFIEQIMLNSTIEKVFHNASYDVKLLGNKKAKNITCTLEIAKKIPYYLLPLPDYKLQTIAMALCNFNNIDKQEQSSNWGQRPLTEEQIEYAYLDCIYLAQVHQSLLELKTQSNPDSATEDLIALGARYTQIEEQWKLLNSEFEHLQERMKKAMQAQDVAETSFCKLTRYERKTVKVAFTELARLVQTQDISLDFAVTLTQKLQKDLGQNLEELSVDIDSSIAWRLTPKTQESDEGNE
- a CDS encoding ArsR/SmtB family transcription factor, producing the protein MRFLYHPDRKNISLPGVLYALGDPVRLEIVRLLATKGEQCCAGFDFAIAKSTMSNHFKILRESGVVLTHKEGTQHINQLRREDLEALFPGLLDAVLRSAQPLLSCQESTVIRN
- a CDS encoding proteasome protein, whose amino-acid sequence is MELKKLDCFKKYGEFILQKIESVPQYPSQQETWVPASLDDCLVRLREAAEKTVELATSPVKIGVMGEFSSGKTLLLGSLIGYADALPVSENPTTGNITAIHIIPEDSFVTTQVNNFTIEYLSHEGVHECLRFMLGEANQRTTAAGLPSIPLSQLNSGKDIINWCESAWNQSNNLELRYLLRELVLFIRAYQAYGEAMCGGRYKIDATTAREGLQLAEQPMAIQTLDFEDLPPPHVRLPSPPQKLPTKLLHNSFPLIRRVDIEVKISREVWDVNGASEFILLDFPGLGAANSGARDTFLSLRELAEVQTILVLLNGKSPGSDRANKIFTMMQQQRPGQDLKDLILVGVGRFDQLPLESEGGERELDQLIQGVIPLPEDAVFQKLKVLQTTIDGASAFTTQKDRIVLLSPLLGLAELAKRSSTVKAGSPEFLANLDYPDYLERSKRLQQKWEQLSDRLLESDARSHLGRQLGYFAQDGGIAKLRELIQTHVATHGLKQLYEDTRRSVDNLRQQQDNLKNILEEIHKQGIPTTDSPAVIELRAVIENLDKTYRSFLKDLGKEPLKDRRGEIVSDIVKDELTFRILNWHQWTLLFNKAKNGAIALAESKGAAGKLFDRGNKVNNNLPTQSDDFYPVFAKTVKELEDFARDRIHQAVVDWLAKLSQQIAPERDYLKTIIHPDMEQDIESKFGVEEADLFYKLLLGCDPNEWQEAILSEINSKDQTMSNDKTLGIYAPETMFPLARQDEKHNIGQIFDWAPERNQGSYRTTNHQLFVLRLRDEITASTSLHLVQYVSEVTRQVNSELEGILDQIIPTMQNFSKKEALLRFIAAGDSSSPIAIPSWLQILSEIANHQETQN
- a CDS encoding UDP-N-acetylmuramoyl-L-alanyl-D-glutamate--2,6-diaminopimelate ligase, whose protein sequence is MKLRELLAAVDNVEQLPNHPTVEDTEVKGLKTNSHACGAGDLFIGMPGTRVDGGEFWPSAIASGAVAAIVSFQAAQKNPPTDEAVVISANNMTTACAQIASAFYGYPGQKLKLVGVTGTNGKTTTTHLIEFLLTKAHLSTALMGTLYTRWAGFEQTAVHTTPFAVELQQQLAEAVDAGCEFGVMEVSSHALAQGRVLGCQFEVGVFSNLTQDHLDYHSDMEDYFAAKALLFSPDYLKGRAIINADDAYGKRLIASLNPQQVWSYSVNDNNADLWMSDLNYQPNGVSGTLHTPKGEAAFRSPLVGQYNLENLLAAVGAILHLGLDLPLIASAISEFPGVPGRMERVQIAPEQDISVIVDYAHTPDSLENLLKAARPFIPGKMICVFGCGGDRDRTKRPKMGKIAADLADVAVVTSDNPRTEDPEIILQDVLSGIPDTVKPMVICDRATAIRTAILQAQPGDGVLLAGKGHEDYQILGTEKIHFDDREHARDALEERLGAR
- a CDS encoding tetratricopeptide repeat protein, with the translated sequence MKLRLFGQKWVKLKRILTIAVVTALSAIISVSCSRDKQVLVTEIGVSSPNRRVVQTSQAGKFYIQAQNQHLKGNPQAAIASYDQAISLNPEYSAAYKGRGLAYFDTGDKQKAIADYNEAIRLSPNDPEAYNSRGNARASLGDNRGAIADYNEAIRLSPKYAEVYNNRANARAAQGDREGAIADYNQAILLEPKYAIAYNNRGNTRAAQGDRQGAITDYNQAIRLNPNFGPAYNNRGNARAEQGDRRGALQDLKQAAAIFQSQDNSDLYQEVMNNIKELGQ